Genomic window (Desulfuromonas sp.):
AGCGGTTTCTTTGGTTCGTTTCTTTATCGCTCAATAAAGAAATGAACCCGGCTGCCGGGCCGGGACCCGGCGGTTCTTCCTGTCTTCTGTCTTCAGGGGACACTTCCCTGAGATTCGGGTAGTGTCCCGGTCCAACGACGACCAATCCAACCAAAAAAATCAAGGTCGTCAATGGGAGAGTCCAACCTTTTATCTACTCTCATCTGCGAATAGCCAAGAAAAAGCCCCGCCGGAGCAGGGCTTTACTAATTGGGGCCCGACATCGGTCGAGGCGGGTGTTTCGTAAAAAAATTCCTGTTCAGGAATCAACCCGGGCGCGCAGTTCTTTACCGGTTTTGAAAAATGGGGTTTTTTTCGACGGGATCCTGACGACTTCACCACTTTTCGGGTTCCGTGCCTCCCGGGCATCACGTTCACGGATACTGAATGATCCGAACCCGCGAATCTCGACACGATCGCCATCGGCCAGGGCATCGCCGATACTGCCGAAAATGGTATTAACAATCAGTTCAGCTTCTTTCTTGTTCAGGCCGGAATTGACATCTGAGAGTTGCTCGACAAGTTCGCTTTTCGTCATAACCTGTTACCTCCTGTTGATCCATTCCACAAAAATTGTAAGCCGGAAGAAGTCTCTTCATGAAGGCCTCGCCTGA
Coding sequences:
- a CDS encoding integration host factor subunit beta; amino-acid sequence: MTKSELVEQLSDVNSGLNKKEAELIVNTIFGSIGDALADGDRVEIRGFGSFSIRERDAREARNPKSGEVVRIPSKKTPFFKTGKELRARVDS